The Atlantibacter hermannii genomic interval AATCGCGGGTATCTTCGACCTTCGTGCGCGATGCGGCGTCGATTTCAATCAAATCAACGAAACGGCCCTGCTCAATTTCACGGCAGTTATCGCACACGCCGCAGGGGTGGCAGTAATGCCCGTTTCGCAATTCAGCCCTTTGGCGAGCAGTCGCGCAATCGAGGTTTTTCCGACGCCACGCGTGCCGGAAAACAGATAAGCGTGATGAATGCGCCCGAGGGATAATCCGTTCGCCAGCGCGGTCAGTACATGTTCCTGGCCGACGACGTCAGCAAAGGTTTGTGGGCGCCATTTACGGGCTAAGACCTGATAACTCATGGGCTGGCTCTGAAATGCCTGGATGGTGAATAGAGAGGGGTAATGCTAACACAGCCCCACCTGTACGGCGAGGCTGTCGGGGCGATTATCAATGACCGGGGAACGGGACCAGGCTGAAGCAGTCGATGCCAGCTTTTTGCAGGCGCTGTTCGCCGCCAAGATCGAACAAATTGATAATAAACGCAGCGTCT includes:
- the dnaX_2 gene encoding DNA polymerase III subunits gamma and tau — protein: MSYQVLARKWRPQTFADVVGQEHVLTALANGLSLGRIHHAYLFSGTRGVGKTSIARLLAKGLNCETGITATPAACAITAVKLSRAVSLI